The sequence below is a genomic window from Carassius carassius chromosome 45, fCarCar2.1, whole genome shotgun sequence.
gattaaatatgaaaacagctTTCCATATGGAATGCAATAAAGCGTAAGGCTTAAGAAATAAAACGAGGCGATAATAATTTGATAACATAGCTGTAGTAAAAGGCCCTGATGGCCTGCGAAAGAGCCTCTGCAGCTCAGCCCTCATGACCGAATACAAGCAGAGCCGCAAGCCTTCACCAGCCCAGACTGCAGCAAATGCATTGATTAAAACAACACCTTTACCTGTACGTGACGGGTCTGTTATTGTCAGAATGAAGAGGAGAAGCACAAAACCACCGCTGTCAGCCTTCGGCAACATTTATCCTCCATTCATAGTATCTTACACCGGAGAAAATGTGCGAGAGAAAATGCAGTTAAAGCAGCAGCCAACGATGTGGAGAAATAAACAACAACGAACAACCGATTCCGCGTGCTGTGTATATTCCGTCGATCAGAAATAAGCTTCGGTACTCGGATGTGTTGGTTTTGAGTTGGCTAGGGTCGTGATGTAGTGTCATATTCCATGGCTGTTTCCTCTGGCTCAGTAAACGAGCTTAGGAGGACGCATATAAAACAAGATGGCTCCGCCACCGTCACATCAAAACAATCCCAACCATGTTCTCCTCCAGCCCACAGACGGGAGGAGGTGCTTCATCAAGCCCTCATAATAATACATGCATGACATTTCCTTCATGACTCACTGTTCACACGGATGTTTCATGGAATATTATACTCTGGCAAGTAAAAGTGTTTTAAGCGCATTTGTTTTATTGCAGCCAGTCACATTACCAGGATAAGAAATATAGTTAGCACTAAGGGCCTAAAAACCCTGTGTACTATTCATTAATTgagactactgttcaaaagtttgggaccagtaatacttttattcaacataaaattgatcaaaagtgacactaaatacatttataatgttccatttatttatttttttacttcaaaaataTGCTTttcctttttaactttctattcatcatccaaaaaaaatatatcgctgtttattaaaaatgtttcttgaggggaaaaaaagatacaaatgaaatgaACAATTTAGCCACtatatttttcaaagttgtaaataaaagggATTACCTTTTATGAGAAAATACTAAAGTTTTTCaagatttcacatttaattcaatgtgctacttgccatttttgtattattagttTCTGCCAATTTCAAAGTGAAAACGGTTTCAAAAGTAAACCCTACaccttttttacagtgtaacatTTTGCAACAAAAAAGCTATTAAATCATTTAACACATTTGAGCAAAGCTTGTTGTCACACTATATGTGGTAAattgtcaattattattatttttttttttgaaaatttaaacagtaaaacaattCTGAAACACTTATGTGTTGTTTTGGCTAACATCGATTATATACAATTGCATCATATAAAACGTGATGAAAAGcagatattacaaaaataatcaaacacaGTTTCAAGAAACAAATTCAAAGAGTCTGTCCCAGCGTCATGTTAGTTCAGTTatgatgacaaaaataaataaataaataaatatttccttCCTTCTGTCAAACCCAGCAATCATAAACTGTGTTAGTGTAAGTTCACTGAAAGAGTCTGTTTGCACATATGCAAGCTAAAGATTGATTCAACAAGTGAGTCATGTAAAATATGGAGGATGAAATAATACACACAAATCTGTAGAACACCCTTTTATCGTGCCCCTGAGATATTCAAAGACGTCTTCAACATCATAAAAGATCCTAAAACTTTAGGAGGACTGTATCAGTTTTTGTTCAAAACAAATCTAGGAAAGAACTGAATGGACCACGTGATTCACCTGATTAAATCAGATGAtgtcaatgatgctgaaaaactgaatatatactagctataaaatgttataaaattttTTACAAACTGTAGGTGTAAGTTGCAGACTTTTTTTCCTTACAGATTGAAGTCCAAGAAAAATATGATTAATCCGGTTTCacagtttaaaaaaagtaaaacatgacACTCAGCAAAACATGACACAAGTACTTTTATAGGCTTTCAAAAACTCTATGctcttctgtttaaaaaaaaaaaacattcttatgtTAAAGCCTTtgcatatataaaacaattaGCTTTGCAtgttaaattgaaatataaattgtgtaataacTATAGAAGTAGGCATGGATTTCTATATTAAACTTGAATCAATAAAATTAGTGGCACTCACCAGGAGCAGGGGAGGCGTCTCCTTCAAATCCGTATCCATTCACTTTGGGGGATTCGTGAGGCAGGAACTCTTTGCCGTCTGGAACAACCTAACCTTGTTTAAACTAGTCAGAATGCAGAGCAGAGAAATACGCTATTAGTTTAGTCATATATCATGAAAGTGGTTTAAAATCTGATGCTGCCCAATAAGTTGCAGAGGTCAGTGTTACCAGTGCATTGAGCGCAGCAGCTTGCTGGATTTGTGATTTGTTCAGGGCTTTACAGAAGGGGTCAGCATCAAACTGAGTGTTCTTGTACAGGACCTCCCATGGCTTCTTGAACAGTGTGTCatctttttcacatttttggggaacaaaataaacatgcaatttacCAGATGGCTCCTTGGCcatatacatattaaaatgacACCAAAATGTTGCTTGCATGctgtttattttctatttgatGCAGATCCTCACTGGAATATTTACCTTCAGGGTAGTACATAAGTGCATTTTTGGCCTTGTACTGCCATGTTTCCAATCCTGCCTTGGTGCACTCAATCGCCTGTTTCTCTGTGGATGGCAGAGCGAGGTTCTTCTCGTGCCTCTTTAAATGACAGAACAATAAGCTTTGTCAGAACTCAAAACAACACCCACCAATACAAAAATCAATGATATGTAGTAGCTATTGTTGTGTTGTACCTCTTTAAATTCATTCTCTGCCTCATAGAGCCACGCATGCCTCAGCTTGTTCTTGTCATCCGCAAGCTTCAATATCTGCTCAAAGGATGCGTtgtcttcacttgtgtttttagcAAGAAAATGGTCCAGAGACAGAAGATCCttttcctctgttttttcagCAGCTTTTCCTGAAACATAATACAGAACACAAGTAGCATACATCTTTAAAATTCCAAAAAGACCCAAAACCCCTCTGTAAAAGCTGTGCAGATTTTGTGCATATGTAATTAGATCGTGCCttgtttgcatatttaaattaaaaaaatataaataatacaaaaaacagCTTTCAAAATGTACTTTAATCAAATGCGTAAGAGATGATATGTATACGTTTAGCAGCAGTCACTTACCATCCTCTTTCGCTGATCTGTGTTTGCTCTGCAAACACGAGGGAGATGCACTTCGACCATCTGGGGTCTCAAATGTTGAGGGAGTCTTGTCTAAATGGGaagaaaatgattgaaaaaaCATTCAAGATGTGAATGAGTTTGttgcttcatcagaacagatttggagaaattaagcatcacatcttgctcaccaatggatcctctgcagtgaatgggtgccatggaatccaaaaatctaataaaaacatcacaacaatccaaAAATAATTAGCCAACTCCATTATATCAATTTATTATGTCTTGTGTTTGTAACAAATCCATTATAAAGGCAGTTTAACTTTAAAGCTTTCTTacaaacatttagttttttgcttcacaagatgttaactgattggctggaagttgtgtggatcacttgtggattattgtgatgtttttatcagctgtttggactctcaatctgatggcacccattcactgcagaggacccattGTAAATGTTTTAGTGAATTTTAATTTTCAGGTGAGCTAATCGCAAAGCGTAAGAAACATCACTCACAGGGCACATAGGTTCGAGGGGTATTTAGCCATCACAGACCCATATTTGATGGCGGCCTCCCTCATCTGCTCCAGATCTCTGTTCTCCTCTGCCTCCAGATAATCCTTCTGCGCTTGAAGTTTGGAGGCATCTGGGAAAAAGTCCCTCTGgatgatcttccccaaactcttTGGAAGAAATTGTGGTATGTATGTTAAAAGcaaataaagggaaaataatTTAAGCAGATATAAGCATTTTGTTTACAGGTGACAGATGAAACTCAATCAGCTGTTCCTGTATAACACATTATATGCTGACAAATGGTCTGAGGTTTGGTATTTTGTGTAAACACTGTGTGGTGTTGAcggttatttaataataaaaaccaaaGCCAAAGTCAAACCAAGTGTATTCAAGGAACACATTTCAAAAACACATGATGATTAAAACGGTTAAACAAcacaaattattaaatgtattaagtatAATACAATGAATAATGCCAGAAAATCCCGTTGTAAACAGCATACTGTCTTACCTCTATATTGATCTTCATCAAGAATCTTCCTCTTCGGTTTGTTAGTCCTTACCACATCACTCCTGACAGCGACTGTACTGTAGTAACATCAGACTTCTGACTCAAATCTTTCTCTTTGGactctgtaatattttattttaacaggaGAAACTGTTCTTTTACAGTAACATCAACTGAAAGTCTAATTGTGTAAGACGTTGTTTACCGTTAGCCTCTACGCCAagtacttttttctctctctaacgAAATGccattaatatgtgtttaaaatgtatttgtttcataTTTGAACGATAGCTCGcgataaatgttcattttaaccaccacttggtcaaaaaaaaaaaaagaaaaaagaccgaAACGGACGCTGGAAAACCGTCTTAATGGCGTCTTTTTGCCACTTATTTGTACTGTACATTAATTTTAATGACTGAAGCAGTTTAACATTTCTAGCACACGTAAACACTTAAATAGCGCATTACCTCAGTGAACATGGTAAGCGATAAACATATTTTTTCAGTCCATAAGGTGCAATAAAAGGAATGCTAGGTGTCAAAGCCTTTAATACATCTGACAAAACACCACAGGTGAGTAAGGTACATATTAAACTAATAATTATCATCATAATTCCCTAGTTCATTAATTACAGTAGTTTAAGACAATTTCTGAAATGTCATGTCTACATATGCAAATCAAacatctaattaaatatgcatatatttgcatttatgtacacaacagaaaataataaacCCTTAAAAGTGTATTTTGGATATTTTGTTTGCACTACTCTTAAAAGAAAACTATAGTGTCTTGCCTTAGCAGATAATATTCAAGTGaagatatgtttgcatttaattatgtattaataaaaaatgcaaagcTTCAGAGTCCCACAAAATGAACCACATGACTACAGAACATTATATACCACATATGCATTAAGACTAACAACACTTAAAACGTTACGGAAATCAACAGAGAATAGTTTAGCTGAAAGAACATGAAAATGAATATGTCTTTCCTTTCTATAATCATCTGCCTTCATGATCACAGTCTGATACATACCGAAGtagctattttataagagatgaACAAAATCATAGTCAGACGTAAAGAATCAGCTTTTTCACTGTCATGTGCTAGGTTAAATGCAGAATCCAGTCTGTCTTGAAACTGGTTACAATGGCGTATGAGGATCTTTTAATCAACATAAAGATCTGAACATTTCCTGTATGACCAGAGGCAGAGCTAAAAACAACTgcatactaaaataaaatgtaacagcAGTATGCTATTAAATGGATGGCTTATGTGATCCTGTACATGAACAACATCATTAAGCCTTCAGTCTTTTTAAAAAGGCCAAAATATGTAATGGCTAAGACAACACTGCAAAAAAAGTTCTTACTTGGCATTTTTGACCTACTTTCCCATCACAAATATCTAAATGTTCTTAAATCAGGATATATGTGCTTGAGAAAGTTGAAAAAGgtatttctgaaaaatgtatcacaatcAAGTGAATTTATGCTTAAAGCAAGAAAAAATATGTCAATTGGGTATGAAAAATAATCgtgtttttcttttgatttgCATATATCTTTTtaggttttaagcataaactcacttaaatttgttcttttttttcagaaaacgaGACTTGGATTATTTTGTGATTCTTGTattggaattgtttttttttttttttttttgcagtgaatacTTAAATATGTACAGGTGTTtataggtgaagtgtgtaatttctgcaacATCGAACAGAATGAACTAGTTTTAAACAAAAGGAAGCTCACAGAAGCCATGCATTTCTATTTTTCCGTCACGAATTCTTGAGGTCACAACTTGTCTTTATTTTTGCAAATCCATTTGATGCTGCTAGTGCTAGAAACTACACAGCTCAACTTCAAGCTCTTATTAGTCACATTTGGATATTACAgaattaaactaataaatatagACTGCTAAGATGTGATGATAGAGGCCCAGTGTCTTTGTAGCAATGTTCAGCAGGGACCTTCTTTGCCCTTTGGGAGCTTCTTGGCAAGTCGCTGTGAGGTCAAGAGCAAAGGCACATATTTCGAAGCAGAAGCGATGAAATCACCGTAAATCCATCACATTCACACTTCCGTCTGTGATTGTGACGTGTTGACTAGCCTGAGCCCAAAACACAGATGAAGATCATTCATTATAGTGCACATAAGGTTAAAGGACAAAGCAGATCAGTAAAATGCAGTTTAAGGAGTAGTTAAATTAAAATTGGCTGAAAacgtattcaccctcaggccatccaagatgtagaggagtttgtttgttcatcaaaacagatttggagaaatttagctttacatcacttgctcaccaatggtgcattctgcagtgaatgggtgccgtcagaatgagagtgcaaacagctgattaaaacatcacaataatccataagtaatccccaccactccagtccaacaattaacatcttgtgacatGAAAAACTgcatgtaagaaacaaattcatcattatgATCTTTTTAGCTTTTAATTAAAACCAGTAGCTTCTggttaaaatatgagtcctctataacattgctttctccagtgaagtcatctcatctgaatcaggagagaaatacgcACAGATCATGCATGGTTTTCAATCAAAAATCACTCCATAACCGCTCTAAACAAATACATTGGTGAATTTTGATGTGGACAGGAGATGGACTTTATCACTAGAGGAAGTGctgttatggattatagactggATATTTTGGACAGAAACTAcgtttttaaagttaaaacattctaatgatggatttgtttacaaAGAAACGTTTTGCTTCACGGtatgttaattaatggactggagtggtgtggattattgtgatgtctttatcaGCGGTTTGGActcattgtgacggcacccattcactccatagGATCCATtcgtgagcaagtgatgtaatactaaatttctccaaagaTTTTCCACTAAAGAAACAAAACTCATATCTCGGATGaccaattttaatattttgagtaAGCTATTCTTTTAAGTACTTAAAGGATTCACTGATCTCTAATCAGGCATCACTCACAGAGAAGAGGGGCGGCTCTCTTGGATGCGGGTGGAATCCTCTTTGTTTGCAGGAACAGATCTCGTCCATCCCGTGGTCTGTCAGCCGAAAGTAGCCCGTCCTGGAGCACAAGTTATCAGACTGTTATTTTTCCATTAATCATGCTAACTATCACTCAAATTAATTAACATGGCGTTTAGACAAAAACTTACTCATTAAATTTAGGTGAGCACACAATGGCTATAGACTCTGGAAGCATGATTTGATAAGAGCAATGTGTGTGCAGGTCCACACTGGATAAAAAGGCTGTCTGGGTCGGGTGAgtctaagatatatatatatgattattctCAAGACACAATTACAGtgatactataaaaataaaacataaaaagtctAGGACTATACAGAAAACATCCTACATGAATCCAGCCCAGTGTAATGAGATCATTCTGATCCTGGATTAGGAAAAGTTCCTCCTCGTTCTCTGTGTCACAGTAATCTGGTCCTCCACACTGCTTGGGTACGATCACATGTGTCACTGTGAAGGCGTTCTTCATCTGTGGACGAAGACATCAAACCGTTTTGTGATTTGCTCATCATAAGACAGATTTCCTCAGATATGTTATTTAAGGTTTAAGGTTGCAGTTTGCACAAATTAGATTTAAGAGATAGTAAGATTTATATACACTTCCATGCAAAATTATGTGgggttttccttcttttttttttaaagacattaataCTTTTTTCCAGCAGGACTGCATTAATTCAACCAAAAACTATAATTATAAAGTTAACACcaatttcatttcaaataaatgcttttcttttgaacttcctaaaAAAACTATTCTTCTGTCAGTCTGCTTGTGTCCGAGCATGTTTTGGACGTACCAGCTTGCCACAGAGAATCCCACAGGTCTCCACGGTTCGTGCTGTGTTGGCATCTGCTAGCTTTAAAAATCTTTGGCAGAGCTCGGCGGGCACAAAGAGCTGCCGCAAACCGCTTACCAGCGCACCTGAGAAAACACATATAATCTCAACTTAATTACTGAACAATTGTAATATCTGCATGTCAGCAGTGAATAAGGAAATGTAAACTGAGAAGCCTCACTGTGTCCTGCACTGACTGGAACACTAGGCTTCAGTGAGCGGTCAAACGCTGGGAGGGATGTAGTTTGAGAGACATGGTTTGGGGTTCCTCCGGGGCTCGTCGGCGGTGAATACGAGGCCTGCGGAGGTCCTTGAGCGTCAGGCACCAGGAGATCTATGGGAGAGGTGGGCAATACCGGGACGCTGAACTCCTGCATGATGCGCTGGCGCTCCTTCTCCAGCTGCTGCCTGCGGATCCTCTCCTCAAAGGCACTGAACTGCTCCTGCTCACGCTGACGCTGCTGCTGCTCGGCCTGTCTCTGCTTCTCTGCCTCCTGCTCGCACTGCTTGGCCACTTCTCGAGCCTGGGCCTCATCCTCCGCTCGCTGCCAGAAGTCACACACCCGTCAATAAACACTATTACTTTAATTAGTTTGTAGGTATCATTTAAGAAATATCGGTCCACCTTTCGGATGAGATATTCGGCGTGTTCTTTTTCGTAGTGCTTGAGAAGCAGCTTTTTCAGTTCCTCAGCTTTCGGAAAAGCAACTTCCTTTAATTTCTAGCATGGAAAATAAGGAATATTCATTAGCTTGAGATATTCTCTCACATTTGGCACGCTTTGTGAAACATTTAACTTTCTCCAGGAAGAGGAAAATCATACCTTCATCGTATCTTTCTTCTCAGGAATGTTGGCGGTTTTATATTCACGATGTTTAGGAAGTTTTTCAATAAACAACCTAAAAGGAAGTAAAACGCAGGAACATTAttgattattttcaaaatattatcattcagtaataatatttatacatatttattatctatataatatgttctaaaatgtaattttattatattaacttattttaattttttttcacacacacacaatatatatttttttatatattagttttgatgtttaataaatgtttctttatttccTAGTATATTAAGAAACATATTTCTAGTAAATAACAAGGTCACACAAATGGTTTTATGACTTTTAATTTTTTACGT
It includes:
- the LOC132127433 gene encoding splicing factor ESS-2 homolog isoform X3 encodes the protein MGKAAEKTEEKDLLSLDHFLAKNTSEDNASFEQILKLADDKNKLRHAWLYEAENEFKERHEKNLALPSTEKQAIECTKAGLETWQYKAKNALMYYPEGKYSSEDLHQIENKQHASNILVSF
- the LOC132127433 gene encoding splicing factor ESS-2 homolog isoform X1, producing the protein MFFQSFSSHLDKTPSTFETPDGRSASPSCLQSKHRSAKEDGKAAEKTEEKDLLSLDHFLAKNTSEDNASFEQILKLADDKNKLRHAWLYEAENEFKERHEKNLALPSTEKQAIECTKAGLETWQYKAKNALMYYPEGKYSSEDLHQIENKQHASNILVSF
- the stambpa gene encoding STAM-binding protein-like A, which codes for MSEQSDSSLPAEERVRALIKLGSSVDVSEDVPPRRYFRSGMEIIRMANIYAEEGNVEHAFILYNKYITLFIEKLPKHREYKTANIPEKKDTMKKLKEVAFPKAEELKKLLLKHYEKEHAEYLIRKRAEDEAQAREVAKQCEQEAEKQRQAEQQQRQREQEQFSAFEERIRRQQLEKERQRIMQEFSVPVLPTSPIDLLVPDAQGPPQASYSPPTSPGGTPNHVSQTTSLPAFDRSLKPSVPVSAGHSALVSGLRQLFVPAELCQRFLKLADANTARTVETCGILCGKLMKNAFTVTHVIVPKQCGGPDYCDTENEEELFLIQDQNDLITLGWIHTHPTQTAFLSSVDLHTHCSYQIMLPESIAIVCSPKFNETGYFRLTDHGMDEICSCKQRGFHPHPREPPLFSASQHVTITDGSVNVMDLR
- the LOC132127433 gene encoding splicing factor ESS-2 homolog isoform X2 encodes the protein MCPTPDGRSASPSCLQSKHRSAKEDGKAAEKTEEKDLLSLDHFLAKNTSEDNASFEQILKLADDKNKLRHAWLYEAENEFKERHEKNLALPSTEKQAIECTKAGLETWQYKAKNALMYYPEGKYSSEDLHQIENKQHASNILVSF